Proteins encoded by one window of Pecten maximus chromosome 15, xPecMax1.1, whole genome shotgun sequence:
- the LOC117343930 gene encoding uncharacterized protein LOC117343930 has product MAEDPYTTLALNIYFIFTSLLCHLNPGIATTEVYAKGGEIRGVGDLAIFPTPVLSDYEKSYWQGSTVVPNNYTDAVMSSVALVAISPSPSISHDNFVTSLECDVTRVNAVACLKVFPLTPKSRYERMYCMSNDVIRKKTNNKHTCNCETCTPDVHCWMSCQALAEFGAAPDPDCFCTPHSGGDGEGPIPSWCNSPQGQTEFFTECHSPLLNYSCKLYKTFFENAFSLTREHYAVWKSFSCKGATTEKLLISCLSKALVVIVNNTSVSCADPLKDITSCLISFRKELDTSSKPICQEAVKRWDDMSPNNFQLSKDDFEKEFTPARPKIYECLRVL; this is encoded by the exons ATGGCAGAGGATCCATACACAACCTTGGCACtcaacatttatttcatattcacTTCTTTGCTGTGCCACTTGAATCCAG GGATTGCTACGACAGAAGTGTATGCAAAGGGCGGTGAAATCAGAGGAGTAGGAGATCTGGCTATATTCCCTACGCCAGTACTGTCGGATTACGAGAAATCTTACT ggCAGGGGTCCACTGTGGTACCAAATAATTATACAGATGCAGTAATGAGTTCTGTCGCTTTGGTGGCAATCTCGCCGTCTCCCAGCATTTCGCATGATAATTTCGTCACTTCCTTagaatgtgacgtcacaagagTGAATGCTGTGGCATGTCTGAAGGTGTTCCCATTAACTCCGAAGTCACGGTACGAGAGAATGTATTGTATGTCAAATGACGTCATTAGgaagaaaacaaacaacaaacacacatgtaacTGCGAGACGTGTACACCGGATGTACATTGCTGGATGTCCTGTCAGGCACTGGCAGAATTCGGCGCGGCTCCGGACCCGGACTGTTTCTGTACACCCCACTCAGGAGGTGACGGAGAGGGTCCTATTCCATCTTGGTGTAATAGCCCACAGGGTCAAACGGAGTTCTTCACAGAATGTCACAGCCCCTTACTGAACTATTCTTGTAAACTGTATAAGACTTTCTTTGAAAATGCTTTCAGCCTCACTCGCGAACATTATGCGGTTTGGAAGTCGTTTTCATGCAAAGGTGCAACGACTGAAAAGTTGCTGATATCGTGCCTCAGTAAGGCTCTCGTCGTAATTGTGAATAATACATCGGTTTCTTGCGCTGATCCCCTTAAGGACATCACTTCCTGCTTGATATCTTTTCGGAAAGAGCTTGATACATCTTCCAAACCAATTTGTCAAGAGGCGGTTAAACGTTGGGACGACATGTCTCCAAATAACTTTCAGTTATCTAAAGATGATTTCGAAAAGGAATTTACACCAGCACGACCGAAGATCTATGAATGTTTGAGAGTTTTATAG